One Rhinoraja longicauda isolate Sanriku21f chromosome 21, sRhiLon1.1, whole genome shotgun sequence genomic region harbors:
- the LOC144604020 gene encoding winged helix repair factor 1-like isoform X1, which yields MNRKRNLIPDIFRQVKRRKSGIVDAFNSLEKKETENYEGLPNDTKAALILLASLFPRKLFDDSLPPIVLKHQLYSIVKDKTTVDRQLNEMKDMGAVRIFQFGFDTDVFGVVFSEDYKSKVLAVTAASETAETVQRFLQTVLSACMDMGFSEEQMLKEFSFRDQEITQLVNAGVLTVRDVGSWWLAIPGAGRFVKYFVKGRKTVLGMIRKSKYNEVLQSELEIRKVTNAVKLGIQYHVHDIVGAELVKCIPTSSGTLLRLKNT from the exons ATGAACCGAAAGAGAAACCTTATACCAGACATATTCCGGCAGGTTAAAAGGCGTAAATCTGGGATCGTAGATGCATTTAATTcattggaaaaaaaagaaacagaaaattaTGAAG GTTTGCCAAACGATACTAAAGCTGCGCTGATTTTGCTGGCATCCTTGTTTCCTCGGAAGTTATTTGATGATTCCCTACCGCCCATTGTTCTGAAGCATCAACTTTACAGCATTGTTAAAGACAAAACCACGGTCGATCGGCAGCTG AATGAGATGAAGGACATGGGAGCCGTTCGAATTTTCCAGTTTGGGTTTGACACGGACGTGTTTGGGGTCGTGTTCAGTGAGGACTACAAGAGTAAAGTTCTGGCAGTGACAGCGGCGAGCGAGACTGCAGAGACGGTGCAGAGGTTTCTGCAGACGGTGCTCAGTGCCTGCATGGACATGGGCTTCTCTGAGGAGCAAATGCTCAAGGAGTTTTCCTTTCGGGACCAAGAAATAAC GCAGCTGGTGAATGCTGGTGTACTGACGGTGCGTGATGTGGGGAGCTGGTGGCTTGCTATTCCGGGCGCTGGCCGATTTGTGAAATACTTTGTGAAAG GTCGTAAGACTGTCCTTGGGATGATCCGGAAATCCAAGTACAATGAAGTGTTACAGTCGGAGCTGGAAATTCGGAAAGTAACGAACGCGGTGAAGCTGGGGATCCAGTACCACGTCCACGACATTGTTGGAGCAGAGCTGGTGAAATG CATCCCCACGTCCAGTGGAACTTTACTGCGCTTAAAAAACACCTGA
- the LOC144604020 gene encoding winged helix repair factor 1-like isoform X2, with protein MNRKRNLIPDIFRQVKRRKSGIVDAFNSLEKKETENYEGLPNDTKAALILLASLFPRKLFDDSLPPIVLKHQLYSIVKDKTTVDRQLNEMKDMGAVRIFQFGFDTDVFGVVFSEDYKSKVLAVTAASETAETVQRFLQTVLSACMDMGFSEEQMLKEFSFRDQEITQLVNAGVLTVRDVGSWWLAIPGAGRFVKYFVKGTPHHSTRETEKNPPSTGVTQWVSQHLWKGEGS; from the exons ATGAACCGAAAGAGAAACCTTATACCAGACATATTCCGGCAGGTTAAAAGGCGTAAATCTGGGATCGTAGATGCATTTAATTcattggaaaaaaaagaaacagaaaattaTGAAG GTTTGCCAAACGATACTAAAGCTGCGCTGATTTTGCTGGCATCCTTGTTTCCTCGGAAGTTATTTGATGATTCCCTACCGCCCATTGTTCTGAAGCATCAACTTTACAGCATTGTTAAAGACAAAACCACGGTCGATCGGCAGCTG AATGAGATGAAGGACATGGGAGCCGTTCGAATTTTCCAGTTTGGGTTTGACACGGACGTGTTTGGGGTCGTGTTCAGTGAGGACTACAAGAGTAAAGTTCTGGCAGTGACAGCGGCGAGCGAGACTGCAGAGACGGTGCAGAGGTTTCTGCAGACGGTGCTCAGTGCCTGCATGGACATGGGCTTCTCTGAGGAGCAAATGCTCAAGGAGTTTTCCTTTCGGGACCAAGAAATAAC GCAGCTGGTGAATGCTGGTGTACTGACGGTGCGTGATGTGGGGAGCTGGTGGCTTGCTATTCCGGGCGCTGGCCGATTTGTGAAATACTTTGTGAAAGGTACTCCCCATCACAGCACACGAGAGACCGAAAAAAACCCaccaagcactggagtaactcagtgggtcagtcagcatctgtggaagggagaggg GTCGTAA